Proteins from a genomic interval of Cyanobium sp. AMD-g:
- a CDS encoding glycogen/starch/alpha-glucan phosphorylase: MASSTPAPCPPKGQALLEAMRRHLFSSQAKSASLATTHDHYVCLSLAVRDILLTSWVDTVDTYTSQHVRTATYMSAEYLLGPHLENNLVSLGLREEARAACAALGLTLEEMLAEEPEPGLGNGGLGRLAACFQESMATLELPAIGYGIRYEFGIFRQQIGPTGQMESTDPWLARGNPWEVIRPEWSYPVVIGGQTVIGVAYDTPILGYGVHTANTLRLWSAQAPDAFDFASFNAGDYTRAVLHKVQSETLSKVLYPNDELEQGKRLRLSQQIFFVSCSLQDMFRILSSQGIPVTEFHRKFAVQLNDTHPAIAVAELMRLLIDDHGVDWDTAWSITTATISYTNHTLLPEALEAWGLELFQQLLPRQLQIIFEINARFLRTLRIRFPGQPDLLERLSLIEEGPHRKVRMAHLAVVGSHTVNGVAELHSRLLKENLFSEFAQVWPERFTNITNGVTPRRWLAVANPPLADLLNDAIGTDWCRHLDQLRQLEPLATDAGFLERWQGVREQAKERLAATIRHDTGVLVDPSSLFDVQVKRIHEYKRQHMAALQVVERYLRLRAGEDLPPRTVIFGGKAAPGYAMAKLIIRLIVGMAEIINIDPAMDGRLRVVFLPNFSVKLGQKIYPAVDLSEQISTAGMEASGTGNMKMSLNGALTIGTLDGANIEIRERVGDDNFFLFGHTAEQLAAINRNGYHPMPWLENDALAKEAIDLIGSGHFSEGDRDLFHPLLANLCSSDPFRVMADLGDYRRAQNEVDSAWCDTGRWSMMSVLNTARCGFFSSDRSIQEYAERIWKVVPVPVNSCSVIPNAST, from the coding sequence ATGGCAAGCTCCACTCCCGCCCCCTGCCCACCCAAGGGGCAGGCCCTCCTGGAGGCGATGCGCCGCCATCTGTTCTCCAGCCAGGCCAAGTCCGCCTCTCTCGCCACCACCCACGACCATTACGTCTGTCTGTCGCTGGCGGTGAGGGACATCCTGCTGACCAGCTGGGTGGACACCGTGGACACCTACACCAGCCAGCACGTGCGCACCGCCACGTACATGTCGGCGGAATACCTGCTGGGGCCGCATCTGGAGAACAACCTGGTGAGCCTCGGGCTGCGGGAGGAGGCCAGAGCCGCCTGCGCCGCCCTTGGTCTCACCCTGGAGGAGATGCTGGCGGAGGAGCCGGAACCGGGCCTGGGCAATGGCGGCCTGGGTCGGCTGGCGGCCTGCTTCCAGGAGTCGATGGCCACCCTGGAGCTGCCGGCCATCGGCTACGGCATCCGCTACGAGTTCGGCATCTTCCGCCAGCAGATCGGACCCACCGGCCAGATGGAGAGCACCGATCCGTGGCTGGCCCGGGGCAACCCCTGGGAGGTGATCCGGCCGGAATGGAGCTATCCGGTTGTGATCGGCGGTCAGACCGTGATCGGCGTGGCCTATGACACCCCGATCCTGGGCTATGGCGTCCACACCGCCAACACCCTGCGGCTGTGGTCGGCCCAGGCGCCGGACGCCTTCGATTTCGCCTCCTTCAATGCCGGCGACTACACCCGGGCCGTGCTGCACAAGGTGCAGTCGGAAACCCTCTCCAAGGTGCTCTATCCCAACGATGAGCTGGAGCAGGGCAAGCGCCTGCGGCTCAGTCAGCAGATCTTCTTCGTCTCCTGCTCCCTGCAGGACATGTTCCGCATTCTCAGCAGCCAGGGAATTCCGGTGACGGAGTTTCACCGCAAGTTCGCGGTGCAGCTCAACGACACCCACCCGGCAATCGCCGTGGCGGAGCTGATGCGCCTGCTGATCGATGACCACGGCGTCGACTGGGACACCGCCTGGAGCATCACCACCGCCACGATCAGCTACACGAACCACACCCTGCTGCCCGAGGCCCTGGAGGCCTGGGGCCTGGAACTGTTCCAGCAGCTGCTGCCCCGCCAGCTGCAGATCATCTTCGAGATCAATGCCCGTTTCCTGCGCACCCTGCGCATCCGGTTCCCTGGTCAGCCCGACCTGCTGGAGCGGTTGTCGCTGATCGAAGAGGGCCCGCACCGCAAGGTGCGCATGGCCCACCTGGCGGTGGTGGGCAGCCACACGGTCAATGGCGTGGCGGAACTGCACAGCCGCCTGCTCAAGGAGAACCTGTTCTCCGAATTCGCCCAGGTCTGGCCGGAGCGCTTCACCAACATCACCAACGGCGTCACGCCGCGGCGCTGGCTGGCGGTGGCCAACCCGCCCCTGGCCGACCTGCTCAATGACGCCATCGGCACCGACTGGTGCCGGCACCTCGACCAGCTCCGCCAGCTGGAGCCCCTGGCCACCGATGCCGGCTTCCTGGAGCGCTGGCAGGGGGTGCGCGAGCAGGCCAAGGAGCGCCTGGCCGCCACGATCCGCCACGACACCGGGGTGCTGGTGGATCCCTCCTCCCTGTTCGACGTCCAGGTGAAGCGCATCCACGAGTACAAACGCCAGCACATGGCGGCGTTGCAGGTGGTGGAGCGCTACCTGAGGCTGCGGGCCGGGGAGGATCTGCCGCCGCGCACGGTGATCTTCGGCGGCAAGGCGGCCCCTGGCTATGCCATGGCCAAGCTGATCATCCGCCTGATCGTGGGCATGGCGGAGATCATCAACATCGACCCGGCGATGGACGGCCGTCTGCGGGTGGTCTTCCTGCCCAACTTCAGCGTCAAGCTGGGCCAGAAGATCTATCCGGCGGTGGATCTCTCCGAGCAGATCTCCACCGCCGGCATGGAGGCCTCCGGTACCGGCAACATGAAGATGTCCCTGAACGGGGCGCTCACGATCGGCACGCTGGATGGGGCCAACATCGAGATCCGCGAGCGGGTCGGTGACGACAACTTCTTCCTCTTCGGCCACACCGCCGAGCAACTGGCCGCCATCAACCGCAACGGGTACCACCCGATGCCCTGGCTGGAGAATGACGCCCTGGCCAAGGAGGCCATCGACCTGATCGGTTCGGGCCACTTCAGCGAAGGCGACCGCGACCTGTTCCACCCGCTGCTGGCCAATCTCTGCAGCAGCGACCCCTTCCGGGTGATGGCCGACCTGGGCGATTACCGCCGGGCCCAGAATGAGGTCGACAGCGCCTGGTGCGACACCGGACGGTGGAGCATGATGTCCGTACTGAACACCGCCCGTTGCGGCTTCTTCAGCAGCGACCGGTCCATCCAGGAGTACGCCGAGCGCATCTGGAAGGTGGTCCCGGTCCCCGTCAACTCCTGCAGCGTGATTCCCAACGCATCAACATGA
- a CDS encoding PilZ domain-containing protein yields MGRWFLADIVDVGEGGMCLIASEEQPLALGQWLLMDLRAHPGFGQLRMQAQLRWLTRARFALTFGVAFETPLKEVPVLSVERRNQRRDPNQEDWAIAEERELALS; encoded by the coding sequence ATGGGCCGCTGGTTCCTCGCTGACATCGTCGACGTGGGCGAAGGCGGCATGTGCCTGATCGCCTCCGAAGAGCAGCCCCTTGCGCTGGGGCAGTGGCTCCTGATGGATCTGCGCGCCCATCCCGGCTTCGGCCAGTTGCGGATGCAGGCCCAGTTGCGCTGGCTCACCCGAGCCCGCTTTGCCCTCACCTTTGGTGTGGCCTTCGAAACGCCCCTGAAAGAGGTGCCGGTGCTGTCGGTGGAGCGGCGCAACCAGCGCCGGGATCCCAACCAGGAGGACTGGGCCATCGCAGAGGAGCGGGAACTGGCCTTGTCCTGA
- the ureC gene encoding urease subunit alpha produces the protein MPYRIDRRAYAETYGPTTGDRLRLADTELILEVESDCTTYGDEVKFGGGKVIRDGMGQAQTPRSAGAVDTVITNALILDWWGIVKADIGLKDGRICAIGKAGNPDITDGVTIVVGPGTEAIAGEGHIVTAGAIDTHIHFICPQQIETALASGVTTLLGGGTGPATGTNATTCTPGAFHLARMLQAAEGLPINLGFYGKGNASTPAAIEEQIRAGACGLKLHEDWGTTPAAIDCCLTVADKYDVQVCIHSDTLNEAGFVEDTIRAIGGRTIHTFHTEGAGGGHAPDIIRICGEPNVLPSSTNPTKPYTVNTLEEHLDMLMVCHHLDPRIPEDVAFAESRIRRETIAAEDILHDLGAFSIIASDSQAMGRVGEVITRTFQTAHKMKVQRGFLPEDAAGPRGGRNDNTRLKRYIAKLTINPAIAHGLDSQIGSVEVGKLADLVLWKPGFFGVKPELVIKGGSIVWAQMGDANASIPTPGPVHGRPMFAAYGGSLAASCLNFVSQACLEDDLPSSLGLKRPCVPVVQTRGIGKAQMRNNTALPKVEVDPQTYEVFADGELLTCEPAEVLPMAQRYFLL, from the coding sequence ATGCCCTATCGCATCGACCGCCGCGCCTACGCCGAGACCTACGGCCCCACCACCGGCGACCGGCTGCGGCTGGCCGACACCGAACTGATCCTGGAGGTGGAGAGCGACTGCACCACCTACGGCGATGAGGTGAAGTTCGGCGGCGGCAAGGTGATCCGCGACGGCATGGGCCAGGCCCAGACCCCCCGCTCCGCAGGGGCCGTGGACACGGTGATCACCAATGCCCTGATCCTCGACTGGTGGGGCATCGTCAAGGCCGACATCGGCCTGAAGGACGGCCGCATCTGCGCCATCGGCAAGGCGGGCAACCCCGACATCACCGATGGGGTGACGATCGTGGTCGGGCCCGGCACCGAGGCCATCGCCGGGGAGGGGCACATCGTCACCGCCGGCGCGATCGACACCCACATCCACTTCATCTGCCCCCAGCAGATCGAAACCGCCCTGGCCTCCGGCGTCACCACCCTGCTGGGCGGCGGCACCGGCCCGGCCACCGGCACCAACGCCACCACCTGCACCCCCGGCGCCTTCCACCTGGCCCGCATGCTCCAGGCCGCCGAGGGGCTGCCGATCAACCTGGGCTTCTACGGCAAGGGCAACGCCAGCACCCCGGCGGCGATCGAGGAGCAGATCCGCGCCGGCGCCTGCGGCCTGAAGCTGCACGAGGACTGGGGCACCACCCCGGCGGCGATCGACTGCTGCCTCACGGTGGCCGACAAGTACGACGTGCAGGTCTGCATCCACTCCGACACCCTCAACGAGGCCGGCTTCGTGGAGGACACGATCCGGGCCATCGGCGGCCGCACCATCCACACCTTCCACACCGAGGGGGCCGGCGGCGGCCACGCCCCCGACATCATCCGGATCTGCGGCGAGCCCAACGTGCTGCCCAGCTCCACCAACCCCACCAAGCCCTACACCGTCAACACCCTCGAGGAGCACCTCGACATGCTGATGGTGTGCCACCACCTCGATCCCCGCATCCCGGAGGACGTGGCCTTCGCCGAATCGCGCATCCGCCGCGAGACGATCGCCGCCGAGGACATCCTCCACGACCTGGGCGCCTTCAGCATCATCGCCAGCGATTCCCAGGCCATGGGCCGCGTCGGCGAGGTGATCACCCGCACCTTCCAGACGGCCCACAAGATGAAGGTGCAGCGCGGCTTCCTCCCCGAGGACGCCGCCGGTCCCCGCGGCGGCCGCAACGACAACACCCGCCTGAAGCGCTACATCGCCAAGCTCACGATCAATCCCGCCATCGCCCATGGCCTCGACAGCCAGATCGGCTCGGTGGAGGTGGGCAAGCTGGCCGATCTGGTGCTCTGGAAACCGGGCTTCTTCGGCGTCAAGCCGGAACTGGTGATCAAGGGGGGCTCGATCGTCTGGGCCCAGATGGGCGATGCCAACGCCTCGATCCCCACCCCGGGGCCGGTGCACGGCCGGCCGATGTTCGCCGCCTACGGCGGATCGCTGGCGGCCAGCTGTCTCAACTTCGTCAGCCAGGCTTGCCTCGAGGACGACCTGCCCAGCAGCCTTGGCCTGAAGCGGCCCTGCGTGCCGGTGGTCCAGACCCGGGGCATCGGCAAGGCCCAGATGCGCAACAACACCGCCCTGCCCAAGGTGGAGGTGGACCCCCAGACCTACGAGGTCTTCGCCGACGGCGAACTGCTCACCTGCGAACCGGCGGAGGTGCTGCCGATGGCCCAGCGCTACTTCCTGCTGTAG
- a CDS encoding urease subunit beta codes for MAPLIPGELIPEPGTIELNAGRPVTTLSVANRGDRPVQVGSHFHFHEANGALEFDREAARGLRLDIPAGTAIRFEPGDQRDVHLVPYVGDRRVFGFNGLVNGPLD; via the coding sequence ATGGCCCCCCTGATCCCCGGCGAACTGATCCCCGAGCCCGGCACGATCGAGCTCAACGCCGGCCGCCCCGTCACCACCCTGTCGGTGGCCAACCGCGGCGACCGGCCCGTGCAGGTGGGCTCCCACTTCCACTTCCACGAGGCCAACGGTGCCCTCGAATTCGACCGCGAGGCGGCCCGCGGCCTGCGGCTCGACATCCCCGCCGGCACCGCCATCCGCTTCGAGCCCGGCGACCAGCGGGACGTGCACCTGGTGCCCTACGTCGGCGACCGCCGCGTGTTCGGCTTCAACGGTCTGGTCAACGGCCCCCTCGACTGA
- a CDS encoding urease subunit gamma: MNLTPQEKDKLLIVTAALLAERRLGRGLKLNHPEAVAWLSFQVIEGARDGRSVAELMREGTTWLSRDQVMEGVPELIPEVQIEAMFPDGTKLVTLHEPIR; this comes from the coding sequence ATGAACCTCACCCCCCAGGAGAAAGACAAGCTGTTGATCGTCACCGCCGCCCTGCTGGCGGAACGGCGTCTCGGCCGGGGCCTGAAGCTCAACCATCCCGAGGCGGTGGCCTGGCTCAGTTTCCAGGTGATCGAAGGGGCCCGCGACGGCCGCAGCGTGGCGGAGCTGATGCGGGAGGGCACCACCTGGCTGAGCCGGGATCAGGTGATGGAGGGGGTGCCCGAGCTGATCCCCGAGGTGCAGATCGAGGCGATGTTCCCCGATGGCACCAAGCTCGTCACCCTCCACGAACCGATCCGCTGA
- a CDS encoding alpha-E domain-containing protein, producing MLSRVADSLYWINRNVERAENISRFVEVSEAMALDCPPGSAEPWLPLIDASGDRKLFDELCPVVTPEAVIHFLVREADNPSSVLNCIGSARENARQIREVITTEMWEQINDIYWTLQEETFWQQPPQEQLREIRRACQLFYGITDATLSRDLSWQFSRLGRLLERADKTTRILDVKYFLLLPSPEEVGGVLDELQWISLLRSAGAYQMFRQSSQQAIEPKAVAAFLLLDPIFPRSVRYCLERISDTLRIIRGSSVPRPADDLECLIGLTLAHWSFTRIDELVATGLHEAIDNFQSDLNRLHALIEARYFIAPPSSTSSHEAACEPA from the coding sequence ATGCTGAGCCGCGTCGCCGACTCCCTCTACTGGATCAACCGCAACGTTGAACGGGCCGAGAACATCTCCCGCTTCGTGGAGGTGAGCGAGGCCATGGCCCTCGATTGCCCCCCCGGTAGCGCCGAACCCTGGCTCCCCCTGATCGATGCCAGTGGTGACCGCAAGCTCTTCGATGAGCTCTGTCCGGTGGTCACCCCCGAAGCCGTGATCCATTTCCTGGTGCGGGAGGCCGACAATCCCAGCAGCGTTCTCAACTGCATCGGCAGTGCCCGGGAGAACGCCCGGCAGATCCGTGAAGTGATCACCACGGAGATGTGGGAGCAGATCAACGACATCTACTGGACGCTGCAGGAGGAGACCTTCTGGCAACAACCGCCCCAGGAGCAGCTGCGGGAGATCCGCCGCGCCTGCCAGCTCTTCTACGGGATCACCGACGCCACCCTCAGCCGCGACCTCTCCTGGCAGTTCAGTCGCCTGGGGCGCCTGCTGGAGCGGGCCGACAAGACCACCCGGATCCTGGACGTCAAGTACTTCCTGCTGCTTCCCTCCCCTGAGGAAGTGGGTGGGGTGCTGGACGAGCTGCAGTGGATCTCCCTGCTGCGTTCGGCTGGCGCTTACCAGATGTTCCGGCAGTCGAGCCAGCAGGCCATCGAACCGAAAGCCGTGGCGGCCTTCCTGCTGCTGGATCCGATCTTCCCCCGCTCCGTGCGTTACTGCCTGGAGCGGATCAGCGACACCCTGCGGATCATCCGCGGCAGCTCGGTCCCGCGGCCAGCGGATGACCTGGAGTGCCTGATCGGGCTCACCCTGGCCCACTGGAGCTTCACCAGGATTGATGAACTCGTCGCCACCGGGCTGCATGAGGCCATCGACAACTTCCAGTCGGATCTCAACCGCCTGCATGCGTTGATCGAAGCGCGCTACTTCATCGCGCCCCCGAGCAGCACCTCCAGTCATGAGGCGGCATGCGAGCCCGCCTGA
- a CDS encoding circularly permuted type 2 ATP-grasp protein, translating to MFSQYKPNQGYDEYFTSTDQPRATLKPLLSSLGQMGLDQLNRNHEAAGMLLKRLGATFRLNDSDSKGVERILPFDPLPRLIGAQDWELLERGLIQRLEAIDRFLADVYGDQKILADGVVPRADVESSQGWRPQMQGFQPPLGRWCHISGLDLVRDGDGTWRVLEDNLRCPSGVAYFLENRRVMKRMFPSLFAGRTVQPIDDYPSHLLQTLRELAPWTDTPKVVLLTPGVFNSAYFEHSYLAQQMGIQLVEGRDLVCEGDRVWMRSTAGLEAVDVIYRRIDDDFLDPAVFRPDSLLGVRGLMGAYAAGRVAIANAPGTGVADDKLIYAYVGEMIRYYLDEEPIIENVPTYICSRPDDQAYVLEHLGELVVKAVAEAGGYGMLIGPHASQAEIAEFAVKIQADPRNYIAQPTLELSTVPSLSEGELYPCHVDLRPYVLRGKEAWVSPGGLTRVALRRGSLVVNSSQGGGCKDTWIVDEAPC from the coding sequence ATGTTCAGTCAGTACAAACCGAACCAGGGATACGACGAGTACTTCACCTCCACCGACCAGCCCCGGGCCACCCTCAAGCCGCTGCTCTCGTCCCTCGGCCAGATGGGCCTTGACCAGTTGAACCGGAACCATGAGGCCGCCGGCATGCTGCTCAAGCGCCTCGGAGCCACCTTCCGCCTCAACGATTCCGACAGCAAGGGTGTGGAACGGATCCTGCCCTTCGATCCGCTGCCCCGGTTGATCGGGGCCCAGGACTGGGAGCTCCTGGAGCGGGGCCTGATCCAGCGGCTGGAGGCGATCGACCGCTTCCTGGCCGACGTCTATGGCGACCAGAAAATCCTGGCCGACGGCGTGGTGCCCAGGGCTGACGTGGAGAGCTCCCAGGGTTGGCGGCCCCAGATGCAGGGCTTCCAGCCGCCCCTGGGGCGCTGGTGCCACATCTCGGGCCTGGATCTGGTGCGCGACGGCGATGGCACCTGGCGGGTGCTGGAGGACAACCTGCGCTGCCCCTCGGGGGTGGCCTACTTCCTCGAGAACCGGCGCGTGATGAAGCGCATGTTCCCGAGCCTGTTCGCCGGGCGCACCGTGCAGCCGATCGATGACTACCCCTCCCACCTGTTGCAGACCCTGCGGGAACTGGCCCCCTGGACCGACACGCCCAAGGTGGTGCTGCTCACCCCCGGGGTCTTCAACAGCGCCTACTTCGAGCACAGCTACCTCGCCCAGCAGATGGGGATCCAGCTGGTGGAGGGCCGCGACCTGGTCTGCGAAGGGGATCGGGTGTGGATGCGCAGCACCGCCGGCCTTGAGGCGGTCGATGTGATCTACCGCCGCATCGACGACGACTTCCTCGACCCGGCCGTGTTCCGCCCTGATTCCCTGCTGGGGGTGCGGGGCCTGATGGGGGCCTATGCCGCGGGCCGGGTGGCCATCGCCAATGCCCCGGGCACCGGCGTCGCCGACGACAAGCTCATCTACGCCTACGTCGGCGAGATGATCCGCTACTACCTGGATGAGGAGCCCATCATCGAGAACGTTCCCACCTACATCTGCTCCAGGCCGGACGACCAGGCCTACGTGCTGGAGCACCTCGGGGAGCTGGTGGTGAAGGCGGTGGCGGAAGCCGGTGGCTACGGCATGCTCATCGGCCCCCACGCGAGCCAGGCGGAGATCGCCGAGTTCGCCGTCAAGATCCAGGCCGACCCCCGCAACTACATCGCCCAGCCAACCCTGGAACTCTCCACCGTGCCTTCCCTGAGCGAAGGCGAGCTCTACCCCTGCCACGTCGATCTGCGTCCCTACGTGCTGCGCGGCAAGGAGGCCTGGGTGAGCCCCGGCGGCCTCACCCGCGTGGCCCTGCGGCGCGGTTCCCTGGTGGTCAATTCCTCCCAGGGGGGCGGCTGCAAGGACACCTGGATCGTGGATGAAGCCCCATGCTGA
- a CDS encoding transglutaminase family protein has translation MRARLTHTFHYRYSAPVFLGPHRFCLKPRGHGFQRLLHFHLAISPEPSLLYPLVAASGDEILRARFEGSTETFRVQAISDVETTPPPALAACLEDQEPLLPYPVGHLNGDLLGSLEGWLPNGQHDPAAVDLAQEALMGSDQRGLMFLDQLVEIIKDRVKYTQRHVGPAWPAGRTLKERVGSCRDLAMLMIETCRCAGLPARFVSGYHLVEPPPQQYDLHAWAEVYLPGAGWRGFDPSGKGSIDDRYITLATSSKPTLTAAVNGSFSGPAGVESELDWTIEAELLEPAPMGASWHGVLQR, from the coding sequence ATGCGAGCCCGCCTGACCCACACCTTCCATTACCGCTACAGCGCCCCGGTGTTCCTGGGTCCCCACCGTTTCTGCCTGAAGCCCCGGGGCCACGGCTTCCAGCGCCTGCTCCATTTCCACCTGGCCATCAGCCCGGAACCGTCCCTGCTGTATCCGCTGGTGGCGGCCAGTGGCGATGAAATCCTCCGGGCCCGCTTCGAGGGCAGCACCGAGACCTTCCGGGTCCAGGCGATCAGCGATGTGGAGACCACGCCGCCCCCGGCCCTGGCCGCCTGCCTGGAGGACCAGGAGCCCCTGCTGCCCTACCCGGTGGGCCACCTCAATGGCGACTTGCTGGGTTCCCTGGAGGGGTGGCTGCCCAACGGCCAGCACGACCCGGCCGCGGTGGATCTGGCCCAGGAAGCGCTGATGGGCAGCGACCAGCGCGGGCTGATGTTCCTCGATCAACTGGTCGAGATCATCAAGGACCGGGTCAAGTACACCCAGCGGCACGTGGGGCCCGCCTGGCCGGCGGGCCGCACCCTCAAGGAACGGGTCGGTTCCTGCCGCGACCTGGCGATGCTGATGATCGAGACCTGCCGCTGCGCCGGCCTGCCGGCCCGGTTCGTGAGCGGCTACCACCTGGTGGAACCGCCGCCGCAGCAGTACGACCTGCATGCCTGGGCGGAGGTCTACCTGCCCGGGGCGGGCTGGCGGGGCTTCGACCCCAGCGGCAAGGGCAGCATCGACGACCGCTACATCACCCTGGCCACCTCCTCCAAGCCCACCCTCACGGCGGCGGTGAACGGCAGTTTTTCGGGTCCTGCCGGGGTGGAAAGCGAACTGGATTGGACGATCGAGGCGGAGCTGCTGGAGCCCGCTCCCATGGGCGCTTCCTGGCACGGAGTGCTGCAGCGCTGA